The nucleotide sequence actgTCTTGGGTTTTCAATTCTTTCTCTATTGTAATTGTTGACTTTTGAATCCATCATCATTCTTGTCTATCTCcatatagtttccttttctttcttttccctagaGTTGCCAGTGGCATCCATAGCTTTTTGCCAGAAAAGACTGATTCAGGCTACAGTAATGAAATGATAAAACAGCAACATTTTTCTTACTCTGGGAACTTTTACATTTGTCTCTAATGAGGTTAGAGAATTAGAATttgggaatgggggagggatggaaattgttttcttaagacCTTATCTGACTCTGTGAGTCTAAAAAACTCATTGGAGCAAATGCAAAGCCATTTCCTAGCACACATATGGTGCTATGACATTTATAAAGGTTCATCAGTGACCCTCCTTAGGGGGTAGGGTCACAGAGTGCATGTTTTGATTCCCCACAGGGCAGCCACTCTTGGGTAATATCTCGAGTTAGTTCCCTCTGTGTCAATTATTCTGTCATTTCTTCCACCATCAAAAAAATCCAAGGGaagtaaaggtttttaaaaagtcaccataTGGATTCAGTTGGTAGTAATGAGAAAGGAGAATATAAGGATGTTTTGATGGCTGAGAAAGATTCTTCTGGCCTATCATAAGTTTCAGGTAGAAATTCctataggactttttttttatatCATGAGACCAATTAATCCTAACCAATTGTAGTTGTTCTTTGGATCTCAGGCCTTTATGTAATATGTAGGCATCATTAAAACAAATCTGATAGAGATTACTTCAAACTTCACCTCAAAAGTaaggtgtagggcttccctggtggcgcagtggttgagagtccgcctgccgatgcaagggacacgggttcgtgccccggtccaggaagatcccacatgccacggagcggctgggcccgtgagccatggccactgagcctgcgcgtccggagcctgtgctccgcaacgggagaggccacaacagtgagaggcccgcgtactgcaaaaaaaaaaaaaaaaggtaaggtgTAACTAAGATCAACAGCATTTAGGGAATtgtattatttcagtcttttggGATATTTCCCTCTTTTAAGTTTATACTAAGGATTTAACATTCAGCAAAcataattgaatatatatatgcaaagcAGTATTTTAGCCCATTTTGTGATAGGTACATTAACTATTCAGAGTGGCTTTCCATTAGCTAAGAAGTAGATTGCTATAACTCCTGACATTTTCTCAAGGGACTTCCATGGTAAAAAATGCATCAGAAAGGAAGATCATGAATCAAGCTAGAAACCAGTAAAGTTTCAGCCCTGCTTGGAGTTGCCACAGAATGATACCATGAAGCAGCACTAAAATTCAAggcagggaattctctggtggtccagtggttaggactccagctCCAGGACtggagctttcactgctgtgggctcctgttcaatccctagttgagggaataagatcctacaagctgtgcagcacagccaaaaaaaaaaaaaagaaagaatcctttaccaatgagaaaaaatgatgacattcataataaaacaaattttaaaaaataataaataaaaatttaaaaattcagggcAAATCTACACAAGGTGTGTAGTTTAAAGTATCTTTCAATGAAGCCAAAGGTTTGAAGCTATCAAATGACTTATTAACTTTTCTCAGTCATACAGTATCTGGGAAGGGCATAaagttaatgtttattttatatagcaGGGAGGAATAGAACTGTTGTGAGGGCAGGAAAACAAACTAAATTTTTTCATAGAGAAAAATAACTGTGGTTGAAAATAGAATCCAAGGAACATGCTAATTAGGAACACTTGATGAAaactaaattattaaataagcTAGAAGAGAAGACCGAGATAAAAGGAACTAAGTGTGAGAGTGGTTGTTCCTTTCCATTAGAGTTTTGTAAGAATGAACTCCAATTTTATGTAAGGAACTATTAGGTTCAATGATTAATCACATTAGTACAATAAGAAATTTGACTCAGTAGTGCAAGTAAGCCATACAGTTAATTATtcattatatgtttttatttggtCTTGGAATGTGTTTTTTGTACTTGTCTCTCTAGGGCTTTATTTGATAGTCTGGGAACTTATTTCAAACACTGTGAAGATCTGACTTAGGAAATGCTGGGACGCAGTCCAGTGTGTTTATCCTGACCCCTGTTCAACTTCTTCCTGCAGTCCACTCCATGCTGGGAATAGACAACTCTCCTCTGAGACTGAGGCTAACCAGACTATGCAGAACTCTCTCCTCTCCAGAATTCTCTGGAACTGGGGTAGTTGTTAAGTGCTTGGATTTCTAAGGGATCCTTGAAAAGCTACGTGAACAGAATAAATAGATGGCCTATTAGTCAAGCAAATAATTGCACAGAAAAAtgtcattaaatttaaaatgaagtttgTAGGGAATTCAGATCATCCACTGGTGGATAATGGaaatttagaatttattaaaGGAGAATCTAACTAATTATATTatgttttctataaaattagtaccttctgagttttattttaatgagacactttgaaattaaaaaacaaaaacaaagcttttGAATGACTTGAAGCCCAGAATGCTGGTGGATATATTCCTCTGAATGTTTAATATTAaaggttggttttgttttatttgtcctttctttttctttggatacCAGTTCTGTTCGTggttatgcatttttaaatgactaaaggACCTACTATTTAAGTgaactctgggacttccctggcggtccagtggttaagaccccactcttccactgcagaggctacaggttcaatcccttgtcagggaactaagatcctgcatgcttcaggtgtggccaaaaagaaaaaaaaaagaactctgatGAGTCATTTTGTTAACATAATCACGTCCTGATTTTTAGAGGGATGAGGAGGGTCTTGTTTGTAATCTGAATTTTTATGGTCTTATTAGTAATCTGAATttttatatgtatcttttttttaaaagcaataggTATCTGCAGGCTCACAggttattttaaatctatttatgaACACTTTAAAAAGATTACTAAACTTTGTTTCttctccaattataaaataatttttaagtttccCTCTTCTATCTTAACTTAGCTAACAATACTGAATAGAAAATACACAATTGCCTCAGTAAGGGCTGGGGAAGGTTTTAACAAGGCACTACTTCACCAGTGTgttctgatcatttttttaatgttaaacacCTTTGACTGTTGGGATGCTTAGTACTCAAAAACTGGATTTCCTGAACGTTCGTGTTAGATTATTGGTATAGATTTTGGTTTTGATAATCATTCCTGTTTTCCTTCCCTACTCTAGTTGAATGGATTGCAGCGGTTACCATTGCTGCTGGGACAGCTGCAGTTGGTTATCTAGCTTACAAAAGATTTTATGTCAAAGATCATCGCAACAAATCTATGGTAAACCCTCACATCCAGAAAGACAACCCCAAGGTAGTACATGCTTTTGACATGGAGGATTTGGGAGATAAAGCTGTGTACTGCCGTTGTTGGAGGTCCAAGAAGGTAAGAGAAGCAAGTCCTTTATGCCAATGCCGTCTTTAATGCAACATTTCGTTTAAACTATCTGCCACACTGGTACCATCAAATATCAAGATATCCCTTctcctttgcttccttttttctatggattctgtttttctctgttttctgtgtACTCTTCAGGAATATATTTACTAAGATGTATAACCACCATGCAGTGAAATTGCATCGTACCCTCGTCGAGTTAGGCAAATATAACCACATTCTTggccaaagaagagagaaaaatcccTTTATTTACGCTTAGAATTTCCTCCCCAAGTGGGTGTTAGCATTCAGTATCCCAGGAAAAGGAGTATGCAGcctaaatacaaagagaaacagaagaggtcatttttttttcccttgagatttCAAGCTCCTAGATTCTAGCACAAGTTTTAGAAATATCAAGAGAAACTTTTGGAAAATCACCCCTGAAAATTTCTTACCTGGTACATATGTATTGACCCTATATCCTAAGCTTTTTTTAAGCTGCAGCTCCTATATTTAAATATCCAACACAggatttttttgtatctttattttcttttgcgaGAATTGCATTTTATCAAGTTCCATCTGGAATTATCTCTGTGATACCTGCAGCTTTTAGATAGCGATGACAGCTGGTGATCTGAAGATGGTAAAATGCTCTCCTAAGGTCATCTTGAAAAGCTTCATACATTGAATAACTTCAGAATTTCTGGTATATTTAGAGAAATATGGTGAAATACTGTGTATACTGCcactattaacatttaaataaaatggattttacTAAAGATGACACTATAAGGCCTAAgaaaatagacaataaaaatgGTGTATCTATTTCTGAAAGCATGTTATGTCAGGGACCTCTTCCCACAGTGGAAAGCCATTATCACAAATCACATATCACAGATAAGGAAGAAGTCACATACCAGGTAACGGAAAGCATATTACTCTAACCCCCTTCTCCGGATACAATTGATACTGTATAATCCAGTGGTGATAGAGTGCTTAGATTATGTCATTGTGTCTGAAAACTGCTTGATGAACATATGGAATATGAACCAAAAATTAATAGTCCCATTACAGAAATTGTTCCTTAAGAAGAGCACTGTTCATTTGGAGTATGGGATTGTTTATAAGTACTAGTGGAGTTGCTAGAAAATAATCCTCAATAATATTCTGTAGACTAGatctggtttgttttttaaaaattaacacctATAATAGGTTTCATTCTCTTGTTGCtcaccaaaatataaaaagtaataccTTTAggagctttcctggtggcacagtggttgagagtccgcctgccgatgcgggggacacgggttcgtgccccggtctgggaagatcccacatgccgcggagcggctgggcccgtgagccatggccgctgagcctgcgcatccggagcctgtgctccgcaacgggagaggccacaacggtgagaggcccgcgtaccgcaaaaaaaaaaaaaaaaaaaaaaaaaaaaaaagtaataccttTAGAAATTAAGGCATTTCTGAGTCCGGAGTTGTAATAGTTCTTTAGTCAGTGATCTTAAGTAGTTCATTTAATTTCTATTACTTACATACATGCTTGAGAACAGTTAAATAGTAAAACAGCAGGTATCATAGATGTGTGTAGTAGATGCAGTACGAATGctttaaataaaaggaagagcTTGTTGCACTGTGGGCTAGAATTTTCTGGGAAGGCATAGTGATATATACATGGGAGTTAAACTGCCCCTGGAAAGATTGGTGGCATTGGAATACACTAGCAAGTATTGGGGACTCTTTCTCAGAATCTGTGGGAAAGGACTCATGAGTGAAAGTGTGATCGATGAGGAATCTAGTCTGGtccttgcacctccctccccgcAGGAATAAGTCCAAATTGAGGAGAGTCTTGAGTACCAGCGTGAGGAATTTGTGCCTCCCAACATGGGGGAGCTTCTTGTCAGGGATTTCAGACATAAAGTTATACTTACACCAGAGTGCTGGCTGTGGGAATGGCGAAGCATGAACAGATACATGAACCATTTTGAGGCAAGGATCAGCCAAATCCAATGACTGATTTGTGCGAAAGATTGTGGGAGGAAGACTAAAGCTCGTGGAAGTATCTTGCTTAAGATAGGATCGTAGGGTTAGAAGAGGTGGTGCCGTCAACGGAAATAAGGAATTCGGGGTGAATGGCTCATTTTCCAGGACACCAATGAGGAGTTCAATTTCAAAGAGTGACactgaggtgacatttgaatggAAATGTACAGCAGACAGCCTGAAATGTGGGACTAAAGCTGAGACATCAGGGTTGGAGATAGCGATCAGCAAAACTGATGAGTCAAGGGTAGGAATGCAGCAGATCCTTGGTACAGATAAAAATCGAGGGCTAAGTATGAAATCTTGGAGAATTTTCTGCATTTTGTAAAGAGAAGAGCCAAAAAAGGAGATGAAATGGGTCCCAGAGTTAGAAGAAAACTAAGAATATCGTGGCTTCACGGTGGAAAAGGGAAAAGTTCCAAAGAAGGTTTGATTGTGAACATCGGCTTGTGCAAAAGACCAGGAGGTGAATAGACTATTATACTAAGACTGTGGGGTTAAACAATTAGGcaactgacctttttttttttttttttttttgccgtatgcgggcctctcactgttgtggcctctccctttgcggagcacaggctccggacgcgcaggctcagcagccatggctcatgggcccagccgctccgcagcatgtgggatcctcccggaccggggcacgaacccacgtcccctgcatcggcaggcggactctcaaccactgcgccaccagggaagccccaggcaacTGACCTTTTGGTGTCATTTTCACAGAATAATTAGAATAGAAGCTGTGTCCAAATGGATTACAGTATGAATTACTACTAAAGAAATACCTAAATATattgtatttctaaatatatggcaaaattttggtaaatatgacagtgaatggaaagaaaaaaatatgatgacTGCTTGAGTGAACGCTGAAGCTTACCTTTGAAGCCAAGTAAAGGGCGTTTGCTTTGGTTGGGTGTTTCCAGAGGGTAAAGGGTCAATAAAGCGAATGTGGACTTTTATGGACTAAGATCTCAAGTATTTCAGGAAGAATCACAAATGGACACAGGCCAAGCTAGTGGTTTAAAAGTTTATTAGACTTTATAAGTCAACAGAACGTTCCAGGATTATTCTTTCATCATACTATTTAGAGTTTCCCTTAGGTAGACTTTAAGGAAAGGAATGCGAGAccagtcattttattttcaattttctcaatgtcttctttctttttaagcttaTCTTTCATACCATTATTAATCCTCTTTGCATCTTTGATTTGTCAGTTCTGAATTTTCCCTGAATCTTGGGCACTTTTTATTACCACATGAGGCGATTCAAAGTTCACTTTGAATATCATTCAAATTATTCTCCAGGCATCTTTGGAATCTCCGCACATTCCTGAGGTTCCTAAGGTTGTCACGCAGGTGCCAAGTCACACACTTACATGCCTGTCCACAGAAGGCTTGATACCTTTGATTAGATGGCTATATGGAGTTTATGTTCAGTAATTTTTTCCTCATACACCAGTTGTGTTTCTAATACAACAAAATTTAAACtcctatctaaaaaaaaaaatttatgtattatataaactAATTCagttttaattcattattttttttaattgaagtattgttgatttacagtactgtgtaagtttcaggtgtacagcatagtgattcagttttggAGGGGTTTTTTTGCTGATTATATTCCAATATAGGTTATTAAGAGCTATTGGATATAAtactctgtgctatacagtaaatcctgttgtttatctattttatgtgtagtcCTTTGTATCTGATGATCCCATACTCTTCATtttgtccctcccccctcttAATTCATTCTTAAGGTACAGTCACGAGTAACCTGTTGTGGGTTTCTAACATTTTGAGCAGTTTTCTCAGACCTAATGAATCAGATCCCTTAGTCAAGTGCAGAAATTACATGTTTTTAACACACTTCGTTCCTCCTCTATTCTCCCTGATTGGTGTGCCCTCTGCTGTTTCAGAAACTGGACTGTTTCATAGTATTTCACAAAAGGGTTGTCCCTAAGTGAAGTGAGAAGGAAAGGAACCAATACAAAGGAAATGATTAAAGCAACTACAGGGAAAGATACTATTTGAGACAGTGGTATGTTGAGAGgggtggaaggaaaggagagtaCGAGCATAGATTTCGGACTCAGCCTTAGAAAGAAAGAGATAGTCTTACTTTCGAAACAAGGTGAGGGAACATTGATGTCAGAGGGAAGAGTGTGCAACATGGTCTTACTAGATTCCCAGCCCCCACTCATCTTGGGTAGATTATGGCGTTTGCTAAGTTGTATGGTGGCCATTGGGGAGGCAGGAGAGATTTGAACAAGGACAGCAGGAGAAGGCAGACTAAGAGATAatcaagaaagagaggaaaggtgAGCCAGTTCATGCCAGGAGCTCAactgaaattgaaatgaaatgtaACTGTGtagaataattttctttccttaacaACTTCCGGatttgagttgggtttttttattagtgatgggtttgtttttggtgggtgtgtgtgggagtgtgggtgtgtgtgtatgagttaTGGAAAGTCTCCACCCTATTAATGGTtagaaatgggacttccctggctgtccagtggttcagacttcacgcttccaatgcagggggcgtgggttcgatccctggttggggaactaagatcccataagcggCGCagcggggccaaaaaaaaaagagtggcacTGACTCCATTTCTTCATAGAAACAATATTCTGATCGTTGGTTACATTGCTTACCCAATCCACACAAAGACAGTCttgtagggcttccttggtggcgcagtggttaagaatccgcctgccaatgcaggggacacgggttcgagccctgggccgggaagatcccacatgccacggagccactgagcccgtgcgccacaactactgagtctgcgctccagagcccgcgagccacaactactgagcccatgtgccacaactactgaagcccgtgtgcctagagcccgtgctccacaacaagagaagccactgcaatgagaagcccgcgcaccacaatgaagagcagcacAGGCTCgctgtgactagagaaagcccacgcgcaacagcgaagacccaacgcagccaaacaaataaaatttaaattaaaaaaaaaaaaagacagtcttgtaaaatcttaatttttcttacatattttcctGCTATATCTACTATCATAGGTCTTACTAAAGTAAGTATATAAGAATGGTATAAAATGTCATATTCTCTTGTTTAGTCTCAAAGatctcattgcttttattttctttctcaaccAAAGCAAGCTTGTTTCTCAGAGCAGTTTATAGTAATGAGCCAAATGGCCCCAGGCAACTTCCTTGGAAAATATAATCCAAACtctaattaaaaatacaaagtttGGCAAAGGaagcttcaaaaaaattttttttaatttttgcaagtAGAAGAGGTAAGTCAAGGATGAACAGTTATTTATTTCCATCTTGAATCACCctaaaaacagaaacatcataactTGAGATGTGGgaccattaaaaagaaacaagttttgtGCTTTTTATGAAGACCCTGACAAGGTTGCTAGCTTTCCAAGTAGAGAGCAAGGATCTCTAGTGTTTTTTACCCCTAAACATTTATTTCcacctcttctccacaccctctcttcTCTAGTTTTAAAGGTATTTGGGATTCGTAGTTTTCTAATTGGATTAACAAATATGATAGTATGTTTTCTGGACATACAGGAAATTCAACCAATTTAATTCACAAACTTTTTTCCAGGATTTGTTAATAAACAAAGGTTAACATCTTAGAACAAATGTTAGAATCATCTGAGCTAAACTTTTTTCTCAtcaattttctgattcttttatttttaagtattgatACATGAGCTGAATTAAATATACCCTTTGTGTTTTTTGTAATTTCAGCTCTTGACatttttaacacatttaaaatttttaatgagttaataaaattcacattttcattATATTGTTATTTAATACAAAAACTGCTATACTTCCTAGATTACGTTTGAAAGTATATATCCACCAcatgttttttttctcctgtataGAAAGGTCAAAAATGAAACAAGGCACTTTctggaaaaacacaaatattgtTATATAATTTACCATTTGAATTTTAATGCCAAGTAattaccattcattcatttatactgTATATCAGAAtcatgaattaattttaataaatacattctaCTAACACATACAATGTATTCTTAAGAAATTGCTAATCCTATCTTGAAATAACTCATTTTGGCTCTtggttgaaaaaaatgtttagtctTTTCATTAACTTAAAATGAGACATATCTAATGGATAAATATGAGAATGCCTAATCTTCACATGAAGTTTGGGAGATTATTCTGACTAGTGTTAAGTGATATAGGAAGTACTATTAAAAGATATCTGTGCCTCTGAGCAGAATGATTTTGAATACggagtttacattttaaaggcATACAAAGCTTTATGTACTTTAAAGAAGCATGAAAGTTTATTAACAAATAGCCAGGATCTCCTtattcactacttttttttttaacttttattggagtatagttgatttacaatgttgtgttagtttcaggtgtatagcaagtgaatcagttatacatatacccactcttttttagattcttttcccatataggtcattacagagtactgagtagagttccctgtgctatactagtaggtccttactagttatctattttatatacagtagtgtgtatatgtcaatcccaatatcccaatgtatccctccccccactcactactttttaaagaaatatttttagattttttttcttttaatccttttttaaaatttattttatttatttatttttggctgcattgggtcttagttgctgcgcgtgggctctctagttgcggcgagcgggagccactcttcattgtggtgcactggcttctctttgcagtggcttctctagttgcggagcacgggttctaggcgcacaggcttcagtagttgtggcacgtgggctcagtagctgtggctcgcgggctctagagcacaggctcagtagttgtggtgcacaggcttagttgcactgcggcatgtggaatcttcccagatcagggctcaaacccgtgtcccctgtaatggcaggcggattcttaaccactgcgcccccagggaagccctaaagaagtatttattttttacttgtttacttTTAAGACCATGATGAAACATGTGAATTTCCATTTTTAGGCAGAACCAGATTATTACAAAATTATATCCTCATTTTAGATGTATGGCTTTCTTATCTTTTGTATATTTCTCTATAGATTTCTCTCCTGTTCTTTATATATGGAGAAAAGTaatttgagaaaatatattagttttctagtattttcaatgtgagactaaaataaaaataaaagggacttccctggtggtccagtggttaagccttccaatgcagggggtgcgggttcaatccctggccagcaagctaagatcccacatgccttgtggccaaaaaaccaaaaaaaaaaacccaaaacagaagcaatatggtaaaaaattcaatgaagactttaaaaatggtgcatatgaaaaaaaatcttgaaaaaaaataaaagttaaatatgctattttagtaaattatttgagactttttactttatgaatatttcatttttcagaaatgtattttataaccTGTGGGCATAAAACCATACAGTGACGTGTTTTGTGTGTGCTATTTATAAAAATGGAGTTTTTTTACAATGTAAACTTTTATTCTCACTGTAAAatcatctgtgtttgtttattAAACATGCGTCACTTTGAACTGCTGTTCTTTGCTGTGGGATACATTTCAGTTTGATATTTTATGGGCTGTTTCCTCATCCATGCCAAGAAAACACTGAAAGCTTGGGGTCATGTTTTTGTTGCACAGACTTGTTTTTAATATGAATATACTGTACCATATTTTATTGACAGAAATAATGTAACTTTTATATACATTGAATTTATATTGGCACCCCAAGATAGAATTTATACTTGGAAATATAAGATGTGACGATACCTTGagtttttctgtagtttttaacTAATTTACCACCTCCCAGAATTATATGCAGATcgtaaaattaaaattgaatttctTTAACATCAACCcaatattattttaatcttaGAATAGACAAGTCTCATCAAAGTTTAATATTATGTACCATCATTGTCTAGTTTCAGGTATTGAAAATTATACTTCCTTAATGGAGTAATGGGTGATTTTGCTCTTCAGGCCAGGACTCCTGTTACTTTACTCTTCTAAATAGGCTCAGTTCGTGCCACAGTGTACCTTATACTAAACAGTGAAGCTAGATTCTAAAGTGCAGGTACATTCCAGATAccaagaataaaacaaagatgCTCGCTATCATCATTtgacatgaaataaaaaatgaagggtataatatagaaggaaaaaacaaaataatatactgATAATTGTAAAATCCTGAGGAGACACCTAAAACATTGTTgcattcttatttttatcatttaacaGTAGGAAGGACATACTTGCAAAAAAcagtggtatatacacacacacagacacacacatatatttatatatataatatatatcaagaGTAGTCAGGTATGAAAACATATACCTAATTATAATAACCATAAAACATGTAAGGCAGAAATGATCTTATTAGAAAATGCATAAGACCTGAGGATGAAAAACACAAGAGGAATAAAATAGGACGTGGCCAAAAAATTCTCAAGTTTATCTGGAGGAATAAATAGGTAATAAAGTTAGGTAAAGAATAAATAGGAAAGTTTTAACAAAGAAGAGTAATGTGAAGGAAAACCAGCCCTACCAAATATTGAAGCCAATTTTAAACACAGTGATTATCCCATTATGAATATGATAATATGAATGATGAATATGATAACGGAGAACCTGTAAATAAGCATTTTTATATGTAGAAttcattttgataaatttatgAATAAAGGTATAACAATTTGGGAAGCAATCACCTCTAATAATATTGAAGCAACAGGATCTTAGAACAGAATTTTGCAAATTGCGCTCTGTAGAACACCGTGATAATGGGTATCAAAGTGAAAGTGTCCATAGTCCGATCAGCTTGGGAAATTTGGGGTTAAAATAGTGTTTTTTATAGCAGAacctctttaaaataataatatatgttgTGACTTAActgtatatgttttttaaacaCAGAATGAAGTTAAATCAGAATATTTTGCAGGACTTCTTAATTTGCAGAGCTCACTCTGGGAAACACTGtgttaaatatttagtttttgtCCCTTTTCCTTCAACTGGACACCAAAATGTCTGTGTTTTCTAAAATGTGAAATCTTGGAAAGGAATGGAAATTTATCGCATCTCCAGGAGAAAGAAGTCTCCATGAAGGATGATAAAAAGGGAAATACTTATTtgtatgaaagaagagaaattaaggatatgaacaaataagcaaaataaaaagggtTGGGTAAAAAATTGCTGCAAAGATGATCAGCAAAAGGATAATGAACAGATtgattttaaacaaatgaacttaGGCTCTTACCAATAGATAGGCCATGGATGTAGTTCACTAGAAAGGAAATATAACTAGTACATAAACATGGAAAAGGTTTTCCACATCCACAATCAAACGTCACAAATGGAAATTCAATTAATGATCTGTGTATTATCCACAAGTcagtttcttcctcctccttagtGTGTACACTTTACATATGCTCATTAAGAAAACCTGTAAAAGGTAGCCAAGAAAAATCTATTGAGTTATCATGTCATATGTGAATTAAGCATCACCCCCACTCTGCCAAACGTAATACTGATTTTGCAATTAGACATTTCACATTCT is from Globicephala melas chromosome 16, mGloMel1.2, whole genome shotgun sequence and encodes:
- the CISD1 gene encoding CDGSH iron-sulfur domain-containing protein 1, whose translation is MSMTSSVRVEWIAAVTIAAGTAAVGYLAYKRFYVKDHRNKSMVNPHIQKDNPKVVHAFDMEDLGDKAVYCRCWRSKKFPLCDGSHTKHNEETGDNVGPLIIKKKDT